The following proteins are encoded in a genomic region of Corylus avellana chromosome ca4, CavTom2PMs-1.0:
- the LOC132178994 gene encoding uncharacterized protein LOC132178994 isoform X1: MGIVGILMFALNFLHLFAWPLLALGYPLFASIRAIERDSNWETKKLVTYWISFSLLSLFDHSFVNLLQWIKFWRHIKLMIICLLVIPYFNGAFYVYNHLVRPYLLLNPQVIVDEFRKWMVLLCKRDQFLAEAERYIKGNGPKALEKLIDKEFETQKPNVDVEEIKAIATATEKKEVEWSNEYNDPSLREELFPAIIDGSYSKEPDILEIDNKAVEVTEKKEVPAANQLTTESEKTLNMHLQEKKHKATYEALKGKNQSNIINFGSVLPVLASTIKTTYQPMENPQKIESTNGLRGSTTTNHDEKGQGQPKSVLSSTAKESDQPTKQIFVPERSLDPTDNRTSTTMEIEGPDVAVAAPRELPDIHVFKEVQKEWTGAICQVTTESEKPLNIHLQEKKHKATYEALKGKNQPNIVNFGSFLTVLASTTETTDQPIQKPQKIESTNGLRGSTTTNHDEKGRGQPKSVLSSTAEESNQPTKQIFVPERSLDPTDNRTSTTMEIEGPDVAVAAPRELPDIHVFKEVQKEWTCAICQVTTSSKITLNMHRKGKKHKATIEALKAKNQPNFGLKQKIILTDKEKTLGQQKNAKKEAIRVKNSTFKCYICNVNCTGKIDLASHLRGKKHLEQVQVFNGKILGEL, encoded by the exons ATGGGTATCGTGGGTATTCTCATGTTTGCGCTGAATTTCCTTCACCTTTTTGCATG GCCTCTATTGGCTTTGGGGTATCCTCt ATTTGCTTCGATCCGGGCAATTGAAAGGGATTCAAATTGGGAGACAAAGAAGTTGGTGACATATTGGATTTCCTTCTCTTTGCTTTCACTCTTTGATCATTCTTTCGTCAACCTCCTTCAATG GATAAAGTTCTGGCGTCATATTAAGTTAATGATCATTTGCTTGCTGGTTATACCCTATTTCAATGGTGCTTTTTACGTCTACAATCACCTTGTTCGTCCATACCTCTTACTTAACCCACAAGTTATTGTTGATGAATTCCGTAAGTGGATGGTGCTCTTATGCAAGAGAGATCAATTTCTAGCTGAGGCAGAGAGATATATCAAAGGGAATGGACCTAAAGCTCTTGAGAAACTCATTGATAAAGAG TTTGAGACCCAAAAGCCTAATGTTGACGTGGAAGAGATCAAAGCTATTGCAACTGCTACAGAGAAAAAAGAAGTGGAGTGG TCAAATGAGTACAATGATCCATCCCTGCGGGAAGAATTATTTCCAGCAATCATTGATGGA TCATACAGCAAAGAACCTGATATACTGGAGATAGATAATAAAGCTGTGGAAGTAACAGAGAAAAAGGAAGTGCCTGCAGCCAACCAG TTAACCACTGAAAGTGAAAAAACATTGAATATGCACCTTCAAGAGAAGAAACACAAGGCTACTTATGAGGCACTGAAAGGAAAGAACCAGTCGAACATTATCAATTTTGGGTCTGTTTTACCGGTATTGGCTTCAACTATAAAGACAACTTATCAGCCAATGGAGAATCCACAAAAGATTGAATCTACCAATGGATTGAGAGGGAGCACTACTACAAATCATGATGAAAAAGGGCAAGGCCAGCCAAAGAGTGTCTTGTCTTCAACTGCAAAGGAATCTGATCAGCCCACAAAACAG ATTTTTGTACCGGAGCGTAGTCTCGATCCAACTGATAACAGAACATCAACCACTATGGAGATTGAAGGACCAGATGTGGCAGTTGCAGCACCCAGAGAACTTCCTGATATACACGTGTTTAAGGAAGTTCAAAAAGAGTGGACTGGTGCTATATGTCAGGTGACCACTGAAAGTGAAAAACCATTGAATATACACCTTCAAGAGAAGAAACACAAGGCTACTTATGAGGCACTGAAAGGAAAGAACCAGccaaacattgtcaattttggGTCTTTTTTAACGGTATTGGCTTCAACTACAGAGACAACTGATCAGCCAATACAGAAGCCTCAAAAGATTGAATCTACCAATGGATTGAGAGGGAGCACTACTACAAATCATGATGAAAAAGGGCGAGGCCAGCCAAAGAGTGTCTTGTCTTCAACTGCAGAGGAATCTAATCAGCCCACAAAACAG ATTTTTGTACCGGAGCGTAGTCTCGATCCAACTGATAACAGAACATCAACCACTATGGAGATTGAAGGACCAGATGTGGCAGTTGCAGCACCCAGAGAACTTCCTGATATACACGTGTTTAAGGAAGTTCAAAAAGAGTGGACTTGTGCTATATGTCAGGTAACCACAAGCAGCAAAATAACCTTGAATATGCACCGTAAAGGGAAGAAACACAAGGCCACTATTGAGGCACTGAAAGCAAAGAACCAGCCAAACTTTGGATTGAAACAAAAGATTATCCTTACTGACAAGGAAAAAACACTAGGCCAGCAAAAGAATGCAAAGAAAGAAGCTATTCGTGTGAAGAATTCCACTTTCAAGTGCTACATCTGTAATGTAAACTGCACTGGGAAGATCGACTTGGCTTCTCACTTAAGAGGGAAAAAGCACTTGGAGCAGGTTCAAGTTTTTAATGGGAAAATATTAGGTGAACTTTAG
- the LOC132179719 gene encoding serine/arginine-rich splicing factor SC35-like, producing MSHFGRTGPPDIADTYSLLVLNITFRTTADDLFPYFDKYGKVVDIFIPRNRRTGDSRGFAFVRYKYADEAQKAVERLDGKVVDGREITVQFAKYGPNAERIHKGRIIESLPKSRSRSPQRRLPFVSFSLSF from the exons ATGTCGCACTTCGGAAGGACAGGCCCTCCGGACATCGCAGACACCTATTCGCTCCTCGTCCTCAACATTACCTTCC GGACGACTGCGGATGATTTATTCCCGTATTTTGATAAGTATGGCAAGGTCGTGGATATCTTCATCCCCAGGAATCGGAG GACTGGTGACTCAAGGGGCTTTGCATTTGTGCGGTACAAATACGCTGATGAGGCACAGAAAGCAGTGGAAAGGCTAGATG GAAAAGTTGTCGATGGTCGAGAGATAACAGTTCAGTTTGCAAAATACGGGCCAAATGCAGAGCGGAT TCACAAAGGGAGGATTATCGAATCATTACCAAAGTCAAGAAGTCGCAGTCCTCAGAGAAGGTtaccttttgtttctttttccttgtctTTTTAG
- the LOC132178994 gene encoding uncharacterized protein LOC132178994 isoform X3 — protein sequence MGIVGILMFALNFLHLFAWPLLALGYPLFASIRAIERDSNWETKKLVTYWISFSLLSLFDHSFVNLLQWIKFWRHIKLMIICLLVIPYFNGAFYVYNHLVRPYLLLNPQVIVDEFRKWMVLLCKRDQFLAEAERYIKGNGPKALEKLIDKEFETQKPNVDVEEIKAIATATEKKEVEWSNEYNDPSLREELFPAIIDGSYSKEPDILEIDNKAVEVTEKKEVPAANQIFVPERSLDPTDNRTSTTMEIEGPDVAVAAPRELPDIHVFKEVQKEWTGAICQVTTESEKPLNIHLQEKKHKATYEALKGKNQPNIVNFGSFLTVLASTTETTDQPIQKPQKIESTNGLRGSTTTNHDEKGRGQPKSVLSSTAEESNQPTKQIFVPERSLDPTDNRTSTTMEIEGPDVAVAAPRELPDIHVFKEVQKEWTCAICQVTTSSKITLNMHRKGKKHKATIEALKAKNQPNFGLKQKIILTDKEKTLGQQKNAKKEAIRVKNSTFKCYICNVNCTGKIDLASHLRGKKHLEQVQVFNGKILGEL from the exons ATGGGTATCGTGGGTATTCTCATGTTTGCGCTGAATTTCCTTCACCTTTTTGCATG GCCTCTATTGGCTTTGGGGTATCCTCt ATTTGCTTCGATCCGGGCAATTGAAAGGGATTCAAATTGGGAGACAAAGAAGTTGGTGACATATTGGATTTCCTTCTCTTTGCTTTCACTCTTTGATCATTCTTTCGTCAACCTCCTTCAATG GATAAAGTTCTGGCGTCATATTAAGTTAATGATCATTTGCTTGCTGGTTATACCCTATTTCAATGGTGCTTTTTACGTCTACAATCACCTTGTTCGTCCATACCTCTTACTTAACCCACAAGTTATTGTTGATGAATTCCGTAAGTGGATGGTGCTCTTATGCAAGAGAGATCAATTTCTAGCTGAGGCAGAGAGATATATCAAAGGGAATGGACCTAAAGCTCTTGAGAAACTCATTGATAAAGAG TTTGAGACCCAAAAGCCTAATGTTGACGTGGAAGAGATCAAAGCTATTGCAACTGCTACAGAGAAAAAAGAAGTGGAGTGG TCAAATGAGTACAATGATCCATCCCTGCGGGAAGAATTATTTCCAGCAATCATTGATGGA TCATACAGCAAAGAACCTGATATACTGGAGATAGATAATAAAGCTGTGGAAGTAACAGAGAAAAAGGAAGTGCCTGCAGCCAACCAG ATTTTTGTACCGGAGCGTAGTCTCGATCCAACTGATAACAGAACATCAACCACTATGGAGATTGAAGGACCAGATGTGGCAGTTGCAGCACCCAGAGAACTTCCTGATATACACGTGTTTAAGGAAGTTCAAAAAGAGTGGACTGGTGCTATATGTCAGGTGACCACTGAAAGTGAAAAACCATTGAATATACACCTTCAAGAGAAGAAACACAAGGCTACTTATGAGGCACTGAAAGGAAAGAACCAGccaaacattgtcaattttggGTCTTTTTTAACGGTATTGGCTTCAACTACAGAGACAACTGATCAGCCAATACAGAAGCCTCAAAAGATTGAATCTACCAATGGATTGAGAGGGAGCACTACTACAAATCATGATGAAAAAGGGCGAGGCCAGCCAAAGAGTGTCTTGTCTTCAACTGCAGAGGAATCTAATCAGCCCACAAAACAG ATTTTTGTACCGGAGCGTAGTCTCGATCCAACTGATAACAGAACATCAACCACTATGGAGATTGAAGGACCAGATGTGGCAGTTGCAGCACCCAGAGAACTTCCTGATATACACGTGTTTAAGGAAGTTCAAAAAGAGTGGACTTGTGCTATATGTCAGGTAACCACAAGCAGCAAAATAACCTTGAATATGCACCGTAAAGGGAAGAAACACAAGGCCACTATTGAGGCACTGAAAGCAAAGAACCAGCCAAACTTTGGATTGAAACAAAAGATTATCCTTACTGACAAGGAAAAAACACTAGGCCAGCAAAAGAATGCAAAGAAAGAAGCTATTCGTGTGAAGAATTCCACTTTCAAGTGCTACATCTGTAATGTAAACTGCACTGGGAAGATCGACTTGGCTTCTCACTTAAGAGGGAAAAAGCACTTGGAGCAGGTTCAAGTTTTTAATGGGAAAATATTAGGTGAACTTTAG
- the LOC132178994 gene encoding uncharacterized protein LOC132178994 isoform X2, producing MGIVGILMFALNFLHLFAWPLLALGYPLFASIRAIERDSNWETKKLVTYWISFSLLSLFDHSFVNLLQWIKFWRHIKLMIICLLVIPYFNGAFYVYNHLVRPYLLLNPQVIVDEFRKWMVLLCKRDQFLAEAERYIKGNGPKALEKLIDKEFETQKPNVDVEEIKAIATATEKKEVEWSYSKEPDILEIDNKAVEVTEKKEVPAANQLTTESEKTLNMHLQEKKHKATYEALKGKNQSNIINFGSVLPVLASTIKTTYQPMENPQKIESTNGLRGSTTTNHDEKGQGQPKSVLSSTAKESDQPTKQIFVPERSLDPTDNRTSTTMEIEGPDVAVAAPRELPDIHVFKEVQKEWTGAICQVTTESEKPLNIHLQEKKHKATYEALKGKNQPNIVNFGSFLTVLASTTETTDQPIQKPQKIESTNGLRGSTTTNHDEKGRGQPKSVLSSTAEESNQPTKQIFVPERSLDPTDNRTSTTMEIEGPDVAVAAPRELPDIHVFKEVQKEWTCAICQVTTSSKITLNMHRKGKKHKATIEALKAKNQPNFGLKQKIILTDKEKTLGQQKNAKKEAIRVKNSTFKCYICNVNCTGKIDLASHLRGKKHLEQVQVFNGKILGEL from the exons ATGGGTATCGTGGGTATTCTCATGTTTGCGCTGAATTTCCTTCACCTTTTTGCATG GCCTCTATTGGCTTTGGGGTATCCTCt ATTTGCTTCGATCCGGGCAATTGAAAGGGATTCAAATTGGGAGACAAAGAAGTTGGTGACATATTGGATTTCCTTCTCTTTGCTTTCACTCTTTGATCATTCTTTCGTCAACCTCCTTCAATG GATAAAGTTCTGGCGTCATATTAAGTTAATGATCATTTGCTTGCTGGTTATACCCTATTTCAATGGTGCTTTTTACGTCTACAATCACCTTGTTCGTCCATACCTCTTACTTAACCCACAAGTTATTGTTGATGAATTCCGTAAGTGGATGGTGCTCTTATGCAAGAGAGATCAATTTCTAGCTGAGGCAGAGAGATATATCAAAGGGAATGGACCTAAAGCTCTTGAGAAACTCATTGATAAAGAG TTTGAGACCCAAAAGCCTAATGTTGACGTGGAAGAGATCAAAGCTATTGCAACTGCTACAGAGAAAAAAGAAGTGGAGTGG TCATACAGCAAAGAACCTGATATACTGGAGATAGATAATAAAGCTGTGGAAGTAACAGAGAAAAAGGAAGTGCCTGCAGCCAACCAG TTAACCACTGAAAGTGAAAAAACATTGAATATGCACCTTCAAGAGAAGAAACACAAGGCTACTTATGAGGCACTGAAAGGAAAGAACCAGTCGAACATTATCAATTTTGGGTCTGTTTTACCGGTATTGGCTTCAACTATAAAGACAACTTATCAGCCAATGGAGAATCCACAAAAGATTGAATCTACCAATGGATTGAGAGGGAGCACTACTACAAATCATGATGAAAAAGGGCAAGGCCAGCCAAAGAGTGTCTTGTCTTCAACTGCAAAGGAATCTGATCAGCCCACAAAACAG ATTTTTGTACCGGAGCGTAGTCTCGATCCAACTGATAACAGAACATCAACCACTATGGAGATTGAAGGACCAGATGTGGCAGTTGCAGCACCCAGAGAACTTCCTGATATACACGTGTTTAAGGAAGTTCAAAAAGAGTGGACTGGTGCTATATGTCAGGTGACCACTGAAAGTGAAAAACCATTGAATATACACCTTCAAGAGAAGAAACACAAGGCTACTTATGAGGCACTGAAAGGAAAGAACCAGccaaacattgtcaattttggGTCTTTTTTAACGGTATTGGCTTCAACTACAGAGACAACTGATCAGCCAATACAGAAGCCTCAAAAGATTGAATCTACCAATGGATTGAGAGGGAGCACTACTACAAATCATGATGAAAAAGGGCGAGGCCAGCCAAAGAGTGTCTTGTCTTCAACTGCAGAGGAATCTAATCAGCCCACAAAACAG ATTTTTGTACCGGAGCGTAGTCTCGATCCAACTGATAACAGAACATCAACCACTATGGAGATTGAAGGACCAGATGTGGCAGTTGCAGCACCCAGAGAACTTCCTGATATACACGTGTTTAAGGAAGTTCAAAAAGAGTGGACTTGTGCTATATGTCAGGTAACCACAAGCAGCAAAATAACCTTGAATATGCACCGTAAAGGGAAGAAACACAAGGCCACTATTGAGGCACTGAAAGCAAAGAACCAGCCAAACTTTGGATTGAAACAAAAGATTATCCTTACTGACAAGGAAAAAACACTAGGCCAGCAAAAGAATGCAAAGAAAGAAGCTATTCGTGTGAAGAATTCCACTTTCAAGTGCTACATCTGTAATGTAAACTGCACTGGGAAGATCGACTTGGCTTCTCACTTAAGAGGGAAAAAGCACTTGGAGCAGGTTCAAGTTTTTAATGGGAAAATATTAGGTGAACTTTAG
- the LOC132179112 gene encoding uncharacterized protein LOC132179112 isoform X1, which yields MGLVGILMFALNFLHLLAWPLLALGYPLFASIRAIERDSNWETKKLVTYWISFSLLSLFDHSFVNLLQWIKFWRHIKLMIICLLVIPYFNGAFYVYNHLVRPYLLLNPQVIVDEFRKWMVLLCKRDQFLAEAERYIKGNGPKALEKLIDKEFETQKPNVDVEEIKAIATATEKKEVEWSNEYNDPSLREELFPAIIDGSYSKEPDILEIDNKAVEVTEKKEVPAANQLTTESEKTLNIHLQEKKHKATYEALKAKNQSNIINFGSVLPVLASTIKTTYQPMENPQKIESTNGFRGSTTTNHDEKGQGQPKSVLSSTAKESNQPTKQIFVPERSLDPTDNRTSTTMEIEGPDVAVAAPRELPDIHVFKEVQKEWTCAICQVTTTSKITLNMHRKGKKHKATIEALKAKKQTNFGLKQKIILTDKEKTQGQQKNAKKEAIFVKNSTFKCYICNVNCTGKVDLDSHLRGKKHLEQVQVLMGKIG from the exons ATGGGTCTCGTGGGTATTCTCATGTTTGCGCTGAATTTCCTTCACCTTCTTGCATG GCCTCTATTGGCTTTGGGGTATCCTCt ATTTGCTTCGATCCGGGCAATTGAAAGGGATTCAAATTGGGAGACAAAGAAGTTGGTGACATATTGGATTTCCTTCTCTTTGCTTTCACTCTTTGATCATTCTTTCGTCAACCTCCTTCAATG GATAAAGTTCTGGCGTCATATTAAGTTAATGATCATTTGCTTGCTGGTTATACCCTATTTCAATGGTGCTTTTTACGTCTACAATCACCTTGTTCGTCCATACCTCTTACTTAACCCACAAGTTATTGTTGATGAATTCCGTAAGTGGATGGTGCTCTTATGCAAGAGAGATCAATTTCTAGCTGAGGCAGAGAGATATATCAAAGGGAATGGACCTAAAGCTCTTGAGAAACTCATTGATAAAGAG TTTGAGACCCAAAAGCCTAATGTTGACGTGGAAGAGATCAAAGCTATTGCAACTGCTACAGAGAAAAAAGAAGTGGAGTGG TCAAATGAGTACAATGATCCATCCCTGCGGGAAGAATTATTTCCAGCAATCATTGATGGA TCATACAGCAAAGAACCTGATATACTGGAGATAGATAATAAAGCTGTGGAAGTAACAGAGAAAAAGGAAGTGCCTGCAGCCAACCAG TTAACCACTGAAAGTGAAAAAACATTGAATATACACCTTCAAGAGAAGAAACACAAGGCTACTTATGAGGCATTGAAAGCAAAGAACCAGTCGAACATTATCAATTTTGGGTCTGTTTTACCGGTATTGGCTTCAACTATAAAGACAACTTATCAGCCGATGGAGAATCCACAAAAGATTGAATCTACCAATGGATTTAGAGGGAGCACTACTACAAATCATGATGAAAAAGGGCAAGGCCAGCCAAAGAGTGTCTTGTCTTCAACTGCAAAGGAATCTAATCAGCCCACAAAACAG ATTTTTGTACCGGAGCGTAGTCTCGATCCAACTGATAACAGAACATCAACCACTATGGAGATTGAAGGACCAGATGTGGCAGTTGCAGCACCCAGAGAACTTCCTGATATACACGTGTTTAAGGAAGTTCAAAAAGAGTGGACTTGTGCTATATGTCAGGTAACCACAACAAGCAAAATAACCTTGAATATGCACCGTAAAGGGAAGAAACACAAGGCCACTATTGAGGCACTGAAAGCAAAGAAACAGACAAACTTTGGATTGAAACAAAAGATTATCCTTACTGACAAGGAAAAAACACAAGGCCAGCAAAAGAATGCGAAGAAAGAAGCTATTTTTGTGAAGAATTCCACTTTCAAGTGCTACATCTGTAATGTAAACTGCACTGGGAAGGTCGACTTGGATTCTCACTTAAGAGGGAAAAAGCACTTGGAGCAGGTTCAAGTACTAATGGGAAAAATTGGGTGA
- the LOC132179112 gene encoding uncharacterized protein LOC132179112 isoform X2 — MGLVGILMFALNFLHLLAWPLLALGYPLFASIRAIERDSNWETKKLVTYWISFSLLSLFDHSFVNLLQWIKFWRHIKLMIICLLVIPYFNGAFYVYNHLVRPYLLLNPQVIVDEFRKWMVLLCKRDQFLAEAERYIKGNGPKALEKLIDKEFETQKPNVDVEEIKAIATATEKKEVEWSYSKEPDILEIDNKAVEVTEKKEVPAANQLTTESEKTLNIHLQEKKHKATYEALKAKNQSNIINFGSVLPVLASTIKTTYQPMENPQKIESTNGFRGSTTTNHDEKGQGQPKSVLSSTAKESNQPTKQIFVPERSLDPTDNRTSTTMEIEGPDVAVAAPRELPDIHVFKEVQKEWTCAICQVTTTSKITLNMHRKGKKHKATIEALKAKKQTNFGLKQKIILTDKEKTQGQQKNAKKEAIFVKNSTFKCYICNVNCTGKVDLDSHLRGKKHLEQVQVLMGKIG, encoded by the exons ATGGGTCTCGTGGGTATTCTCATGTTTGCGCTGAATTTCCTTCACCTTCTTGCATG GCCTCTATTGGCTTTGGGGTATCCTCt ATTTGCTTCGATCCGGGCAATTGAAAGGGATTCAAATTGGGAGACAAAGAAGTTGGTGACATATTGGATTTCCTTCTCTTTGCTTTCACTCTTTGATCATTCTTTCGTCAACCTCCTTCAATG GATAAAGTTCTGGCGTCATATTAAGTTAATGATCATTTGCTTGCTGGTTATACCCTATTTCAATGGTGCTTTTTACGTCTACAATCACCTTGTTCGTCCATACCTCTTACTTAACCCACAAGTTATTGTTGATGAATTCCGTAAGTGGATGGTGCTCTTATGCAAGAGAGATCAATTTCTAGCTGAGGCAGAGAGATATATCAAAGGGAATGGACCTAAAGCTCTTGAGAAACTCATTGATAAAGAG TTTGAGACCCAAAAGCCTAATGTTGACGTGGAAGAGATCAAAGCTATTGCAACTGCTACAGAGAAAAAAGAAGTGGAGTGG TCATACAGCAAAGAACCTGATATACTGGAGATAGATAATAAAGCTGTGGAAGTAACAGAGAAAAAGGAAGTGCCTGCAGCCAACCAG TTAACCACTGAAAGTGAAAAAACATTGAATATACACCTTCAAGAGAAGAAACACAAGGCTACTTATGAGGCATTGAAAGCAAAGAACCAGTCGAACATTATCAATTTTGGGTCTGTTTTACCGGTATTGGCTTCAACTATAAAGACAACTTATCAGCCGATGGAGAATCCACAAAAGATTGAATCTACCAATGGATTTAGAGGGAGCACTACTACAAATCATGATGAAAAAGGGCAAGGCCAGCCAAAGAGTGTCTTGTCTTCAACTGCAAAGGAATCTAATCAGCCCACAAAACAG ATTTTTGTACCGGAGCGTAGTCTCGATCCAACTGATAACAGAACATCAACCACTATGGAGATTGAAGGACCAGATGTGGCAGTTGCAGCACCCAGAGAACTTCCTGATATACACGTGTTTAAGGAAGTTCAAAAAGAGTGGACTTGTGCTATATGTCAGGTAACCACAACAAGCAAAATAACCTTGAATATGCACCGTAAAGGGAAGAAACACAAGGCCACTATTGAGGCACTGAAAGCAAAGAAACAGACAAACTTTGGATTGAAACAAAAGATTATCCTTACTGACAAGGAAAAAACACAAGGCCAGCAAAAGAATGCGAAGAAAGAAGCTATTTTTGTGAAGAATTCCACTTTCAAGTGCTACATCTGTAATGTAAACTGCACTGGGAAGGTCGACTTGGATTCTCACTTAAGAGGGAAAAAGCACTTGGAGCAGGTTCAAGTACTAATGGGAAAAATTGGGTGA